The following coding sequences lie in one Candidatus Thorarchaeota archaeon genomic window:
- a CDS encoding Lrp/AsnC family transcriptional regulator → MLDEEDMRILEELRHDAGRPVRAIASELGMRRSTVQYRIERMKQQGIIKRIVAVPNYSVIGLGVTAIVLVTYMPQKMKSQEEVAAEIAAIQGVSEVHIVAGSWDIILKVRGNSLEEIGNLVLNRLRKIQGVGQTVTCGCFFTLKEEP, encoded by the coding sequence ATGCTCGACGAGGAAGACATGAGGATTCTAGAAGAGCTCAGACATGATGCGGGAAGACCCGTGAGGGCAATCGCATCGGAACTGGGAATGAGAAGGTCGACGGTGCAATACCGAATTGAGCGGATGAAGCAGCAGGGCATAATCAAGAGAATCGTCGCAGTTCCCAACTACTCTGTCATCGGACTCGGCGTCACCGCCATAGTCCTGGTGACCTACATGCCTCAGAAGATGAAGTCGCAGGAAGAGGTAGCGGCGGAGATTGCGGCCATCCAAGGTGTATCAGAGGTGCACATTGTTGCTGGTAGCTGGGACATAATACTCAAGGTCCGTGGCAACTCGCTTGAGGAGATAGGAAACCTCGTACTGAATCGGCTCAGGAAGATTCAAGGCGTGGGACAGACCGTCACCTGCGGATGCTTCTTCACACTGAAGGAAGAGCCCTGA